The following coding sequences lie in one Miscanthus floridulus cultivar M001 chromosome 9, ASM1932011v1, whole genome shotgun sequence genomic window:
- the LOC136482523 gene encoding transcription factor E2FB-like, giving the protein MTPTVKSVSNEQNSGEYSQSENNMVETAQGHDKETTPGPVKATKRIKKLKASKHNLGTSNSGAIEGDADPSLSSLNHCRYDNSLSLLTKKFINLLQGAEDGTLDLNKAAETCLLTGQAQAQAGSGQAEAACRRLFLT; this is encoded by the exons ATGACCCCAACTGTAAAATCAGTA TCGAATGAGCAAAACAGTGGAGAATATTCTCAATCTGAAAACAACATGGTAGAGACTGCGCAAGGGCATGATAAGGAGACTACCCCTGGACCTGTAAAAGCTACCAAGAGGATAAAAAAACTAAAGGCTTCTAAACACAACTTGGGCACCTCAAATTCTGGAGCAATTGAAG GAGATGCTGATCCTTCTTTATCTTCATTAAACCACTGCCGCTATGACAACTCACTAA GTCTGCTGACAAAGAAGTTCATCAACCTGCTTCAAGGAGCTGAAGATGGGACCCTTGATTTAAACAAAGCAGCTGAGACATGCTTGTTAACAGGTCAGGCTCAGGCTCAGGCAGGCAGCGGGCAGGCGGAGGCAGCCTGTCGTCGTCTATTTTTGACATAA